One Mycobacteroides abscessus ATCC 19977 genomic window carries:
- a CDS encoding SRPBCC family protein has product MPVVSQTVEVAAPPQVIVSIVTNYEAYPEWNKEIASVDILQRLPDGRPHIVRLKVETSGMSSTNVAEIAYLNAAQVATRLLESDIFEKQEQTFSIVPMGQTCLLTVDMDVETKLPIPKPMVKKLANQVLEHLAEGLKGRAEAIASGQLQPAPVQQPPTQA; this is encoded by the coding sequence ATGCCAGTCGTCAGTCAGACCGTCGAGGTGGCCGCGCCGCCGCAGGTGATCGTCTCCATCGTCACCAACTACGAGGCGTACCCCGAGTGGAACAAAGAGATCGCCAGCGTCGACATTCTGCAGCGCCTCCCGGACGGTCGCCCACACATTGTGCGGCTCAAGGTGGAGACCTCGGGCATGTCCTCGACGAATGTCGCCGAGATCGCCTACCTCAACGCCGCCCAGGTGGCGACGCGTCTGCTGGAGAGCGACATCTTCGAGAAGCAGGAACAGACATTCTCGATCGTGCCGATGGGGCAGACCTGCCTACTCACGGTCGACATGGATGTGGAAACCAAGCTTCCGATCCCCAAGCCGATGGTGAAGAAGCTCGCCAATCAGGTGCTCGAACATCTGGCCGAGGGACTTAAGGGCCGCGCCGAGGCGATCGCTTCCGGTCAGCTTCAGCCCGCTCCGGTGCAGCAACCCCCCACGCAGGCTTAG
- a CDS encoding enoyl-CoA hydratase-related protein gives MSLDESVGAPDVAVDGGIMRVTFTRPDRMNALNGPATSGLIEALESIPGRDDVRVVVISGGAPGSAFSAGADVTELAAGSADLTPLQAAELTMDNAERLVRAVLNCPVPTIAEVTGVAAGIGASVGLACDLIYAADTAFFLLAFANIGLMPDGGSSALVSASIGRVKANAMALLAQPLSATDAFAAGLVNEALPGDQLRERVDKTARRLAHGSRRAMQLTKEAMNAVSLKLFDEAIARERDGQIELLISPDAHEGFAAFLEGRRPNFS, from the coding sequence GTGAGTCTCGATGAATCTGTCGGCGCACCCGATGTCGCCGTCGACGGCGGCATCATGCGGGTCACGTTCACCCGGCCTGACCGGATGAATGCGCTCAATGGACCGGCCACGTCCGGCCTGATCGAGGCTTTGGAATCCATCCCCGGCCGAGACGACGTACGTGTCGTCGTCATCAGTGGCGGCGCACCGGGCAGCGCATTTTCGGCGGGCGCCGACGTCACCGAATTGGCGGCCGGTTCGGCGGATCTGACGCCGCTGCAGGCAGCCGAGCTGACCATGGACAACGCCGAGCGCTTGGTGCGCGCGGTGCTGAATTGCCCGGTGCCCACCATCGCAGAGGTCACCGGGGTGGCAGCCGGTATCGGTGCTTCGGTGGGCCTGGCATGCGATTTGATCTACGCCGCCGATACTGCCTTCTTTCTCTTGGCCTTCGCCAATATCGGGCTGATGCCCGACGGCGGATCGAGTGCGTTGGTGTCCGCTTCCATCGGGCGGGTGAAGGCCAACGCGATGGCATTGCTGGCCCAACCACTCAGCGCCACAGATGCTTTCGCGGCCGGCCTGGTAAATGAGGCATTGCCCGGGGACCAACTGCGCGAGCGCGTCGACAAGACGGCGCGCCGCTTGGCCCACGGCTCCCGCCGCGCGATGCAGCTGACCAAGGAGGCGATGAACGCGGTATCGCTCAAGCTGTTCGACGAGGCCATCGCCCGTGAACGTGACGGGCAGATCGAGCTGCTGATTTCACCCGATGCCCACGAGGGTTTCGCCGCATTTCTTGAGGGCCGACGCCCCAACTTCAGTTAG
- a CDS encoding GntR family transcriptional regulator: MNAPRARTREIRRPQLSEEVAGRLRAAIMTGDLRPGEYIRMDETAAQLGVSVTPVREALLTLRGEGMVDAVPHRGYAVAALSRKDVEDIFALQSHLAVELAKAAAARITPEQADALAELNDALRNATSPDQVIWAEFEFHRLLNHVADRPKLAWFLLQAVRYTPHQLFAEDASWIVPTTETHDKLIAALRAGDIAEVIAQTEVQFIDGARRLIEYLDRTGMWSQD, from the coding sequence ATGAATGCGCCCCGGGCACGGACCCGCGAAATCCGTAGGCCGCAGCTGTCCGAAGAGGTTGCCGGCCGACTCCGCGCGGCAATCATGACGGGCGACTTACGCCCGGGCGAGTACATCAGGATGGATGAGACGGCCGCTCAGCTCGGGGTCAGCGTCACGCCGGTGCGCGAGGCACTGCTGACGCTGCGGGGCGAGGGCATGGTGGACGCGGTCCCGCATCGCGGCTACGCGGTAGCGGCACTCAGTCGCAAAGACGTCGAGGACATCTTTGCCTTGCAGTCCCATCTGGCCGTCGAGCTGGCCAAGGCGGCCGCGGCGCGCATCACCCCTGAGCAAGCCGACGCACTGGCCGAGCTCAACGACGCACTGCGGAATGCCACCTCCCCCGATCAGGTCATCTGGGCCGAGTTCGAATTCCACCGTCTTCTCAACCATGTGGCCGACCGCCCGAAGCTGGCCTGGTTCCTCCTACAGGCCGTGCGGTATACACCGCATCAACTGTTCGCCGAAGACGCTTCCTGGATCGTGCCGACGACGGAGACACACGACAAGCTGATCGCCGCACTACGAGCAGGAGATATCGCTGAGGTGATCGCTCAGACCGAGGTCCAATTCATCGACGGCGCGCGCCGACTGATCGAGTACCTGGACCGCACCGGGATGTGGTCGCAGGACTAG
- a CDS encoding alpha/beta fold hydrolase, whose protein sequence is MAADCYLTLDLPNVRLRALAWGPQDGPLVICGHGFPDSAHTWRLLGPRLGAEGWRVVAPFTRGYAPSEIPADAEYGLGALMQDVLDIHTVLGGDERAIYIGHDWGALVGNALARSGRSPFARIVTMAVPPFEVLGSNMASIGPGGWPAVLARQLFMSWYTLFHQLPLLPEWLLPWLLRLYWRRWSPGYDARADLLYTGEAMLQKGNRRAVIGYYRANIRGALFPARKYWPTQRSLLDGARTPMLYLHGRNDGCMTYRLIDSARPDLPDRSVEIINGGGHFVHLECPDVVYELVREFLGPPTSKVE, encoded by the coding sequence GTGGCTGCTGACTGCTATCTGACCTTGGACTTGCCCAACGTCAGATTGCGCGCGCTGGCCTGGGGGCCGCAGGACGGTCCGCTGGTCATATGCGGACACGGTTTCCCGGACTCGGCGCACACCTGGCGTCTGCTGGGGCCGCGGCTGGGGGCCGAAGGGTGGCGTGTGGTGGCTCCTTTCACCCGCGGCTACGCGCCCAGTGAAATACCGGCCGACGCCGAATACGGCCTGGGTGCCCTGATGCAGGACGTCTTGGACATTCACACAGTCCTGGGCGGCGACGAGCGCGCGATATACATCGGCCACGATTGGGGCGCACTGGTGGGCAATGCCCTGGCCCGCAGCGGTCGGTCGCCGTTCGCTCGCATCGTTACGATGGCGGTCCCGCCGTTCGAGGTTCTGGGATCGAATATGGCATCGATCGGACCGGGCGGTTGGCCCGCCGTGCTCGCACGACAGTTGTTCATGAGCTGGTACACGCTATTTCACCAGCTTCCGTTGCTGCCGGAGTGGTTATTGCCCTGGCTGCTGCGGTTGTACTGGCGGCGGTGGTCGCCGGGATACGACGCGCGTGCCGATCTGCTGTACACCGGTGAAGCGATGTTGCAGAAAGGGAACCGCCGGGCCGTCATCGGCTATTACCGGGCGAACATTCGCGGGGCGCTGTTTCCGGCGCGGAAGTACTGGCCGACGCAGCGTTCGCTGCTGGATGGGGCGCGCACGCCGATGCTGTACCTGCATGGCCGCAACGATGGGTGCATGACGTATCGGCTGATAGATTCTGCGCGTCCGGATCTGCCCGATCGCAGCGTCGAAATCATCAATGGCGGTGGGCATTTCGTGCATCTGGAATGCCCGGATGTGGTCTACGAGCTCGTACGTGAGTTCCTGGGCCCGCCAACTTCAAAGGTAGAGTGA
- a CDS encoding NAD(P) transhydrogenase subunit alpha, which yields MYGQLLANIAILVLAGFVGFAVISKVPNTLHTPLMSGTNAIHGIVVLGALIVLGNLPADASWGTRVIAFVALIFGTLNVIGGFLVTDRMLGMFKSKKPAQSEQQKEAAK from the coding sequence ATGTACGGACAGCTGTTGGCCAACATCGCGATCCTGGTGCTTGCCGGGTTCGTCGGATTTGCCGTTATCTCCAAGGTGCCCAACACCTTGCACACACCGCTGATGTCTGGCACCAACGCCATTCACGGCATCGTGGTGCTGGGTGCGCTGATCGTGCTGGGCAACCTGCCTGCCGATGCCAGCTGGGGCACCCGCGTCATCGCGTTTGTCGCGCTGATCTTCGGAACCCTGAACGTGATCGGTGGCTTCCTGGTGACCGACCGCATGCTGGGCATGTTCAAGTCCAAGAAGCCAGCACAGTCTGAACAGCAGAAGGAGGCGGCCAAGTGA
- the fadD5 gene encoding fatty-acid--CoA ligase FadD5 has protein sequence MTDTIDATVQSAGLAQPYRARRQNWCNQLARHALMQPDATAIRYLGHSISWAELHQRVQALADALSRRGVGFGDRVLILMLNRPEYVESWLAINELGAIAIPVNFRMTPPEVAFLVENSGAKVAITETVLAPVAAAVRQQAPALETVIVAGSASENGVLGYEEVIAEPGEPHAEVDLPGDTPALIMYTSGTTGRPKGAVLTHLNLSGQAMTYLLSTTVDLNSDVGFIGVPMFHIAGVGNMITGLLLGLPTVIHPLGAFDPGALLDVLESEGVTGIFLVPAQWQAVCAAQQANPRKVRLKTLSWGAAPATDVLLRTMSETFPDARILAAFGQTEMSPVTCMLMGDDAIRKMGSVGRVIPTVSARVVDDNMNDVPVGEVGEIVYRAPTLMQGYWNNPEATADAFAGGWFHSGDLVRQDEDGFVWVVDRKKDMIISGGENIYCAEVENALAEHEQIAEVAVIGRPHEKWGEVPVAVAAIHGAALTLAELDGFLTARLARYKHPKDLVIVDALPRNPSGKVLKTELRQRFGIAD, from the coding sequence GTGACCGACACGATCGACGCGACCGTCCAGTCCGCCGGCCTCGCCCAGCCGTACCGTGCGCGGCGGCAGAACTGGTGTAATCAGCTGGCGCGGCATGCGCTCATGCAGCCCGATGCCACCGCTATCCGTTACCTGGGGCACAGCATCTCCTGGGCAGAGCTGCACCAGCGGGTGCAAGCCCTGGCCGACGCGTTGTCCCGCCGCGGTGTCGGATTCGGAGACCGCGTTCTCATCCTCATGCTCAATCGACCGGAATACGTCGAATCATGGCTTGCCATCAATGAACTCGGGGCCATCGCGATCCCGGTCAATTTCCGGATGACACCGCCCGAGGTCGCGTTCCTGGTGGAGAACAGCGGGGCCAAAGTCGCCATTACCGAGACGGTCTTGGCGCCGGTAGCCGCCGCGGTGCGTCAACAGGCACCCGCGCTGGAAACGGTCATCGTCGCCGGCTCGGCATCCGAGAATGGTGTCCTCGGCTATGAGGAGGTCATCGCCGAGCCAGGCGAACCACACGCCGAGGTGGATCTGCCCGGGGATACGCCCGCGCTGATCATGTACACCTCCGGGACCACCGGGCGCCCCAAGGGTGCAGTGCTGACACACCTCAATCTGTCCGGTCAGGCGATGACCTATCTGCTGAGCACCACGGTGGATTTGAACTCGGACGTCGGATTCATCGGTGTTCCCATGTTCCATATCGCCGGTGTTGGGAACATGATCACGGGGTTGCTGCTGGGGCTTCCGACGGTCATTCATCCGCTCGGCGCATTCGATCCGGGTGCGCTGCTGGATGTCCTCGAGTCCGAAGGCGTCACCGGAATCTTCTTGGTGCCCGCGCAATGGCAGGCGGTCTGCGCGGCGCAGCAAGCAAACCCGCGCAAGGTGAGACTCAAGACCCTGTCCTGGGGCGCGGCGCCCGCCACCGACGTCCTGCTGCGGACGATGTCCGAGACATTTCCCGACGCGAGGATTCTGGCCGCGTTCGGGCAAACCGAGATGTCGCCGGTCACCTGCATGCTCATGGGAGACGACGCGATCCGGAAGATGGGATCGGTGGGCCGGGTGATTCCGACTGTCTCGGCGCGTGTGGTCGACGACAACATGAACGACGTGCCTGTCGGTGAGGTCGGCGAGATCGTCTACCGGGCGCCGACCCTGATGCAGGGCTACTGGAACAACCCGGAAGCTACTGCCGATGCCTTCGCGGGCGGTTGGTTTCACTCGGGTGACCTGGTGCGACAGGACGAAGACGGATTCGTATGGGTGGTAGATCGCAAAAAGGACATGATCATCTCCGGCGGTGAGAACATCTACTGCGCGGAGGTCGAGAATGCGCTCGCCGAGCACGAACAGATCGCCGAGGTAGCGGTGATCGGCAGGCCGCACGAGAAGTGGGGAGAGGTCCCGGTCGCGGTCGCGGCCATCCACGGAGCGGCGCTGACACTCGCTGAGCTCGATGGCTTCCTCACCGCGCGCCTGGCTCGCTACAAGCACCCCAAGGACCTTGTGATCGTGGATGCGCTGCCGCGCAATCCGTCGGGCAAGGTACTCAAGACTGAGCTGCGCCAGCGGTTCGGCATAGCCGACTAG
- a CDS encoding MlaD family protein, whose product MANSFETDGRGPSDRQLLLCGLVMAVVAALVGTALVIKSTGRFNDYVRVVAELTNVGDGLPAKSDVKYQGVLVGAVDDLTPSQRGRPNVVHINLKPALAHTVPRSVTARVVPSNVFAVSSVELVDHGPGPAITDGAVIPEDTELPTVLFQTTISKLRDILLANGRGRDDDSVGIFAVIAAATEGRRATLLNAAGQLTRIIDQLNDIVATDTGPSTLSALLDATKGLQTTAPELVDALHQAIKPMQTLAEKREQLQSLLNAGLHTTGTVRQSLDNQTDRMIDITTKLTPVVGVLAKNSVHFLPMATRLKVFSDKFFSEVWDPEKDVVNIRGILSFTPSTMYTRADCPRYGELKGPSCFTAPELVVRPDLPETLLPQNFKPPPDLAPPPGTEVGPDGNLIVTGPPLLNPHPNLQDPNPPLPWWQPNPSPRVPGSADPDDLEPPPGSPGMPIPSTAPASFGGAVGPVGSKTERDQLGLITGGEASSSTQLLLGPVARGTKPVVVEQASAGGRR is encoded by the coding sequence ATGGCCAATTCCTTTGAGACTGATGGCCGGGGACCGTCGGACCGGCAACTGCTGCTGTGTGGCCTGGTGATGGCCGTGGTCGCGGCACTGGTCGGCACGGCCCTGGTCATCAAATCGACCGGACGGTTCAACGACTACGTCCGGGTGGTCGCCGAGCTGACCAACGTCGGCGACGGTCTGCCCGCCAAGTCCGACGTCAAGTACCAGGGTGTGCTCGTGGGCGCGGTGGACGACCTGACCCCTTCGCAGCGTGGCAGGCCCAACGTCGTCCACATCAATCTAAAACCTGCTCTGGCACATACAGTTCCGCGCTCAGTCACTGCCAGGGTCGTGCCCAGCAACGTTTTCGCGGTCTCCTCGGTGGAGTTGGTCGATCATGGGCCTGGCCCCGCGATCACCGACGGGGCGGTGATTCCCGAGGACACCGAGTTGCCCACGGTCTTGTTTCAGACGACGATCAGCAAGCTGCGCGACATCTTGCTGGCCAACGGGCGCGGCCGTGACGACGATTCGGTGGGCATTTTCGCCGTCATTGCTGCGGCCACCGAGGGGCGCCGGGCGACTCTTCTGAACGCGGCCGGGCAGCTGACCCGGATCATCGATCAGCTCAACGACATCGTGGCCACCGATACGGGGCCGTCGACTCTTTCCGCGCTCCTTGATGCGACCAAGGGACTGCAGACAACAGCCCCGGAACTCGTCGATGCACTGCATCAGGCCATCAAGCCCATGCAGACCCTGGCCGAGAAACGTGAGCAATTGCAGAGTCTGCTCAATGCCGGACTGCATACGACGGGAACGGTGCGGCAGTCATTGGACAACCAGACCGACCGGATGATCGACATCACGACCAAGCTGACGCCCGTCGTGGGTGTGCTCGCCAAGAACTCGGTGCACTTCTTGCCGATGGCGACGCGGCTGAAGGTCTTCTCCGACAAGTTCTTCAGTGAAGTGTGGGATCCGGAAAAGGATGTCGTCAACATCCGCGGAATCCTGTCGTTCACTCCGTCGACGATGTACACCCGTGCCGATTGTCCCCGCTACGGGGAACTCAAGGGGCCGAGCTGCTTTACCGCGCCCGAGCTCGTCGTCCGGCCCGATCTTCCGGAAACGTTGCTCCCGCAGAACTTCAAGCCCCCGCCGGATCTGGCACCTCCTCCGGGTACCGAGGTAGGTCCGGACGGAAATCTGATCGTCACCGGGCCTCCGTTGCTCAATCCGCACCCGAACCTGCAGGACCCCAATCCGCCGTTGCCGTGGTGGCAGCCGAATCCGTCCCCGCGGGTGCCCGGTAGCGCAGATCCAGATGACCTGGAGCCCCCACCAGGAAGTCCGGGTATGCCGATTCCCAGCACCGCGCCGGCCTCGTTCGGTGGCGCGGTGGGCCCGGTGGGAAGTAAGACCGAACGGGACCAGCTGGGCCTGATCACCGGTGGTGAGGCCAGCTCGTCCACTCAGCTGCTGTTGGGCCCGGTCGCTAGAGGCACCAAACCTGTTGTCGTCGAGCAGGCTTCGGCGGGAGGTCGGCGATGA
- a CDS encoding low temperature requirement protein A — MIGGLRAMVSRDPAEPHRASTPLELLFDLVFVVAVSRASGSLHHFWAEGHFTQGLIGYAMGFFAIWWAWMNFTWFASAFDTDDWLYRLTTLVQMAGALTIAAGVERAMTQADFGIVIGGYVLMRVAAGSQWLRAAVSDPAMRATCLRYAAGIAAVQAAWVWWGVCAPEHVRFGLFIAIALADMSVPLFAERVAPTTWHPVHIAERYGLFTLIVLGESILASANSIIGGAEEAEHSGTMISIAVSALTIVAAVWWIYFDEEQECEDASLRASLLWGYSHYFIFASVAAISAGFEVAVDQGLGKSHLSATTAALTITVPFAIYLVLAWLILLLRRRDAVLNIGLPAIALAAVAISSMPHALYWLAGLAAVAAALVTWRRVEDTESASAGSLAHSEES, encoded by the coding sequence ATGATCGGGGGCCTGCGGGCCATGGTGTCCCGCGATCCGGCAGAGCCGCACCGCGCGTCCACCCCGCTAGAACTGCTATTCGACCTCGTCTTCGTGGTCGCGGTATCCCGCGCGTCAGGGAGCCTGCACCATTTCTGGGCCGAGGGCCATTTCACCCAGGGGCTCATCGGGTACGCGATGGGGTTCTTCGCCATCTGGTGGGCCTGGATGAACTTCACCTGGTTCGCCAGCGCCTTCGACACCGATGACTGGCTGTATCGATTGACGACCTTGGTGCAGATGGCCGGGGCACTGACCATCGCCGCCGGTGTCGAGCGGGCGATGACACAGGCCGACTTCGGGATCGTCATCGGCGGCTACGTGTTGATGCGCGTCGCGGCGGGCAGTCAATGGCTACGAGCAGCCGTCAGCGACCCCGCCATGCGCGCCACCTGCCTGCGGTACGCGGCGGGTATCGCCGCCGTGCAGGCCGCCTGGGTGTGGTGGGGCGTGTGCGCACCCGAGCATGTGCGCTTCGGTTTGTTCATCGCGATCGCGCTTGCCGACATGTCGGTCCCGTTGTTCGCCGAGCGGGTGGCGCCGACTACCTGGCATCCCGTGCACATCGCCGAGCGCTATGGGCTGTTCACTCTGATCGTGCTGGGTGAATCCATTCTGGCGTCGGCGAATTCGATCATCGGCGGCGCCGAGGAGGCAGAGCACTCCGGCACCATGATCAGCATCGCGGTGTCCGCCCTGACCATCGTGGCCGCGGTGTGGTGGATCTACTTCGACGAGGAGCAGGAGTGCGAGGATGCCTCGCTCCGCGCGAGCCTGCTGTGGGGATACAGCCACTACTTCATCTTCGCCTCCGTGGCCGCGATCTCAGCCGGCTTCGAAGTCGCGGTCGACCAGGGCCTGGGCAAGAGCCACCTCAGTGCCACCACCGCGGCGCTCACCATCACCGTCCCATTCGCCATCTATCTGGTACTGGCATGGCTGATCCTGCTTCTGCGCCGCCGCGATGCGGTGCTGAACATCGGGCTACCCGCGATCGCCCTTGCCGCCGTCGCGATTTCATCGATGCCCCACGCCCTGTATTGGCTTGCGGGATTGGCCGCGGTGGCGGCCGCACTGGTGACGTGGCGGCGTGTCGAGGACACCGAATCGGCCTCCGCCGGGAGCTTGGCGCACTCCGAAGAGTCCTAG
- a CDS encoding TetR/AcrR family transcriptional regulator — protein MQPVPEASKAGSSSQRRAGRREELVAVASKLFAARGYHGTRMDDIADVAGLNKATVYHYFASKALILYEIYFKAAEETLACLQDDPRWSARESLYQCTSRMLALIFSNREQGAVYFQENPFLSEWLSPEQVAEIRTREDMVQERVQNIIERGIASGEFVECDSHVMALGYIGMVLGSYRWLNPSGRRSAQEIAVEFSTTLLRGLIRDEATRINDPLGVASATSLDGAR, from the coding sequence ATGCAACCGGTCCCCGAGGCTTCAAAAGCAGGCAGCTCGTCGCAGCGCCGTGCCGGCCGCCGCGAGGAGTTGGTGGCAGTGGCATCCAAGCTGTTCGCCGCGCGTGGCTATCACGGCACCAGAATGGACGATATCGCTGATGTCGCCGGCCTGAACAAAGCGACCGTGTACCACTACTTCGCCTCTAAGGCGCTCATCCTGTACGAAATCTATTTCAAGGCGGCCGAGGAAACGCTGGCCTGCCTGCAGGACGATCCAAGATGGTCGGCGCGAGAGTCGCTGTACCAATGCACGAGCCGGATGCTCGCGCTCATCTTTTCGAATCGCGAGCAGGGAGCCGTCTACTTCCAGGAGAACCCGTTCCTGTCGGAGTGGCTCTCGCCTGAACAGGTCGCCGAGATACGCACGCGCGAAGACATGGTGCAGGAGCGGGTTCAGAACATCATCGAGCGGGGCATTGCCAGCGGAGAGTTCGTCGAGTGCGATTCGCATGTGATGGCACTTGGCTATATCGGCATGGTGCTGGGCTCGTACCGGTGGCTCAATCCGAGCGGCCGCCGCAGTGCCCAAGAGATCGCCGTGGAATTCAGCACCACGTTGCTGCGTGGACTGATCAGGGACGAGGCAACCCGGATCAATGATCCGCTGGGTGTCGCGTCGGCGACGTCTCTTGACGGTGCGCGCTAA
- a CDS encoding NAD(P)(+) transhydrogenase (Re/Si-specific) subunit beta, producing the protein MSSESLNYIVDVLYIAAFALFIYGLSGLTGPKTAVRGNWIAAVGMGIAVLATLIKVSESATTLDWILIGAGLGIGVVLGIPPALKTKMTAMPQLVALFNGVGGGTVALIAWSEFIETKGFSEFKPDQSPTVALVVGSLFAAIIGSVSFWGSLVAFAKLQESIPKNVEKRLVASAKLFQASNIVLLLAAVGTAVYIGLHPGLPVWWIVAVLVFAGVMGLFVVFPIGGADMPVVISLLNAMTGLSAAAAGLALNNTAMIVAGMIVGASGSILTNLMAVAMNRSIPAIVFGSFGGSDAGAAGGAAEQGTVKATSASDAAIQMAYANQVIVVPGYGLAVAQAQHTVKEMADLLESKGVEVKYAIHPVAGRMPGHMNVLLAEADVEYDAMKEMDDINGEFNRTDVTIVIGANDVTNPAARNDPSSPIHGMPILNVDESRSVIVLKRSMSSGYAGIENPLFFQPQTSMLFGDAKKSVSAVIEELKAL; encoded by the coding sequence GTGAGCAGCGAAAGCCTCAACTACATCGTCGATGTTCTCTACATCGCCGCGTTCGCCCTCTTCATCTACGGTCTGTCCGGGCTGACCGGGCCTAAGACCGCAGTTCGCGGTAACTGGATCGCCGCCGTCGGTATGGGCATCGCGGTGCTCGCCACGCTGATCAAGGTCAGCGAGAGCGCGACCACGCTCGACTGGATTCTGATCGGTGCCGGACTGGGAATTGGCGTTGTGTTGGGTATCCCGCCCGCGCTGAAGACCAAGATGACCGCCATGCCGCAGCTGGTGGCGTTGTTCAACGGCGTCGGTGGCGGCACCGTGGCACTTATCGCCTGGTCGGAATTCATTGAGACCAAGGGCTTTTCGGAGTTCAAGCCGGACCAGTCGCCGACTGTGGCGCTGGTGGTCGGATCGCTGTTCGCCGCGATCATCGGCTCGGTGTCGTTCTGGGGCTCGCTGGTGGCCTTCGCCAAACTGCAGGAGTCCATCCCGAAGAATGTGGAGAAGCGGCTTGTCGCTTCGGCCAAGCTTTTCCAGGCCTCCAACATTGTGCTGCTGCTGGCCGCCGTCGGTACCGCGGTCTACATCGGACTGCACCCGGGTCTGCCGGTGTGGTGGATCGTCGCGGTGCTGGTGTTCGCCGGTGTGATGGGTCTGTTCGTGGTGTTCCCGATCGGCGGTGCCGATATGCCGGTGGTCATCTCACTGCTCAACGCCATGACCGGTTTGTCAGCTGCCGCAGCAGGTTTGGCGCTGAACAACACCGCCATGATCGTGGCCGGCATGATCGTCGGCGCGTCGGGTTCGATCCTGACCAACCTGATGGCCGTCGCGATGAACCGTTCGATTCCGGCTATCGTGTTCGGTTCGTTCGGCGGCAGTGACGCGGGCGCCGCAGGTGGTGCGGCCGAGCAGGGCACCGTCAAGGCGACGTCGGCTTCCGACGCCGCCATCCAGATGGCTTACGCCAACCAGGTGATCGTGGTGCCCGGGTACGGCCTGGCCGTCGCACAGGCCCAGCACACCGTCAAGGAGATGGCGGATCTGCTGGAGAGCAAGGGTGTCGAGGTCAAGTACGCCATTCACCCGGTCGCCGGACGCATGCCTGGACACATGAACGTGCTGCTGGCCGAGGCCGATGTCGAGTACGACGCGATGAAGGAAATGGACGACATCAACGGCGAGTTCAACCGCACCGATGTCACCATCGTGATCGGCGCCAATGACGTCACCAACCCGGCGGCACGCAACGACCCGTCCAGCCCGATCCACGGCATGCCGATCCTGAACGTGGACGAGTCGCGGTCGGTGATCGTGCTGAAACGTTCGATGAGCTCGGGCTACGCAGGCATCGAGAACCCGTTGTTCTTCCAGCCACAGACCTCGATGCTCTTCGGGGACGCCAAGAAGTCGGTGTCTGCGGTCATCGAAGAACTGAAGGCGCTGTAG